A genome region from Erythrolamprus reginae isolate rEryReg1 chromosome 4, rEryReg1.hap1, whole genome shotgun sequence includes the following:
- the CD2 gene encoding T-cell surface antigen CD2: MNLSNPFLIKFPMILFSLKGSVSMNDKIHRHIGNHITLQGPGYGVKAYILTWTKDYTYIATITDNNITMAKKQLGPNKYHLGLNGNLEINELKKVDAGNYTVKAYNKSGMKLFERSFTLQVDDLSELSPKLNELCSQKILTCEMKSSEEQKPRFKLFQDTKEIETFEQPVYDNTMWKVTLPLKVLSGKYRCEVDVNSEKNHIEKQITCLEEDLPDSVSMLFILMIIMGSVVTLIIFLALIIYCIRRKKAKRCEREAEEYALQMQIENHIQQRKLPEIPVSSGFSPAAQKNSPSSSHLQQQIAPSKSCPHPKPPRRIKERS; this comes from the exons GTTCTGTGTCCATGAATGACAAGATTCACAGACATATAGGAAACCACATTACTCTTCAAGGACCCGGATACGGTGTCAAAGCATATATTTTAACCTGGACTAAGGATTATACATATATCGCAACTATTACAGATAATAACATTACTATGGCAAAAAAGCAATTAGGACCAAACAAATACCACTTAGGTCTTAATGGAAATCTGGAAATAAATGAGTTGAAGAAAGTGGATGCTGGAAATTATACAGTAAAAGCATATAATAAATCGGGCATGAAATTATTTGAACGATCATTTACATTGCAAGTTGATG acCTTTCAGAGCTTTCACCAAAACTCAATGAGCTTTGTTCCCAAAAAATATTGACATGTGAGATGAAATCTTCTGAGGAACAAAAACCCAGATTTAAATTGTTTCAAGATACTAAAGAAATTGAAACGTTTGAACAACCAGTATATGACAACACAATGTGGAAGGTGACATTGCCATTAAAAGTCCTTTCTGGAAAATACAGATGTGAGGTTGATGTTAATTCTGAGAAGAATCATATCGAGAAACAAATAACATGTTTAGAAGAAG ATTTACCTGATTCAGTATCTATGCTCTTCATTCTAATGATCATCATGGGAAGTGTAGTCACATTGATCATCTTTTTGGCTCTGATTATTTACTGCATCAGAAGGAAGAAAGCAAAGCGATGCGAAAGGGAAG CTGAGGAGTATGCCCTGCAAATGCAGATTGAGAATCACATACAACAAAGGAAACTTCCTGAGATTCCTGTTTCTTCTGGCTTCAGTCCAGCAGCTCAAAAAAACAGCCCCTCTTCTTCTCACCTGCAACAACAGATTGCTCCTTCCAAATCCTGCCCTCATCCGAAACCACCCCGGCGCATAAAAGAAAGATCTTAA